The genome window AATCTCTCATCTGATAAAAATCTACAAAAAGAATATgtaaacaaattaaataaagaaaataaagaattaattTATGTTTTCAAAAAACAATTAGATCTAATAGTCATActaaaaaaacaaatcaaccttttacaaaataacaaaattttaaatataacttCAAAtgaattcaaaaaaattatgcaAGACTGAATGATAACTTAGGGGTATGTCTCTGGAGGGGGAGGATaaccataaaaataaaaatatatatatatatatatatatatatacatataccttttaaaaatataatgtcttagtaaattttcttttttttttttttttattttatcatataatatacattataataaaaaaatatacaacaaacaaaattaataataataatatatatgtgtctGTCTATATTAATTGACAAGTAATACgttaattcattatatttttgttactttattaatatatatatatatatatattgatatgtgtattttatatatcccATTTAAAAATTAGTTTTTCTTAATCCTTTCCATTTTTATTAGGTTTATCATGATATTTATTTGACCTATCATATTTGTCATCATACTTATTTGACCTATCATATTTGTCATCATACTTATTTGACCTATCATATTTGTCATTATATTTACTTGACCTATCATATTTGTCATTATATTTACTTGACCTATCATATTTGTCATCGTATTTATTTGACCTATCATATTTgtgattatatttatttgatctATCATATTTGtcattatatttacttaACCTATcatacttttttatttcaatccCACGATCGGAAATATGTTCCTTCCTTCTAGTACCAGAAGAAGAACTTCTGGACCTGGATCTATctgaatttttatttttataattgttattatgtttatatgatatatctttatgattatttatatgactATCTTCTGAATATcgtttttcctttttt of Plasmodium sp. gorilla clade G2 genome assembly, chromosome: 4 contains these proteins:
- a CDS encoding zinc finger, RAN binding protein, putative is translated as MDNHKYIDKSKLGDWICTDEKCRNVNFSKRTHCNRCNRVRPKSIGKSTKNIFFKSNDWKCDDCGNLNWAKREKCNICSKSRYTKLLNEHKNNKEIRTGKGGGHYDIQHNNEKRVHDSEDEEYDEFGRKKKKKIKTEDHEKKEKRYSEDSHINNHKDISYKHNNNYKNKNSDRSRSRSSSSGTRRKEHISDRGIEIKKYDRLSKYNDKYDRSNKYNHKYDRSNKYDDKYDRSSKYNDKYDRSSKYNDKYDRSNKYDDKYDRSNKYDDKYDRSNKYHDKPNKNGKD